A single genomic interval of Syntrophobotulus glycolicus DSM 8271 harbors:
- the tnpB gene encoding IS66 family insertion sequence element accessory protein TnpB produces the protein MALVQQSFSLDPFADALFVFCRKNRDRQKILEWDGDGL, from the coding sequence ATGGCGCTCGTACAGCAAAGCTTTTCCCTGGACCCGTTCGCCGACGCCCTGTTTGTATTCTGCAGAAAAAACCGCGACCGTCAGAAAATTCTCGAATGGGACGGAGACGGTCTCTGA
- a CDS encoding DUF6544 family protein, which yields MFSIMIGIMAVAILLIVIYFIQPYSPLKSDFQQTSAWMIAETQSETGVFSQADIAELPPPVQKCFFRCGYLGTPKMSWMKTVFEKDIPFSTGLNKNTLKIDYMQYNLVKIPNRIAFIDSSIYGVPFQGFDSFLQGSGSMRGVIAKTFTLLFF from the coding sequence ATGTTCAGCATCATGATTGGTATTATGGCAGTAGCTATTTTGCTGATTGTTATTTATTTTATTCAACCATACTCACCTTTGAAGTCGGATTTTCAGCAAACATCCGCCTGGATGATTGCTGAAACCCAGTCGGAAACAGGAGTGTTTTCCCAGGCGGATATTGCCGAATTGCCCCCTCCAGTACAAAAGTGTTTTTTTCGCTGCGGTTATCTGGGCACCCCGAAAATGTCCTGGATGAAAACAGTATTTGAAAAAGATATTCCGTTTTCCACCGGGCTGAATAAGAACACGCTCAAGATAGACTATATGCAATACAACTTGGTCAAGATACCCAATCGTATCGCCTTTATAGACAGTTCCATTTATGGGGTGCCTTTTCAGGGCTTTGATAGTTTTCTGCAGGGTTCAGGCTCTATGAGAGGCGTCATCGCCAAAACTTTTACCCTTTTATTTTTTTGA
- a CDS encoding IS256 family transposase, producing the protein MSEKIIHLNEGAIKQELKELVRHSVEETLNDLLDQEAAALIEAGRYERSEERKGYRSGHYQRNLITTSGEVKLKVPKLKGVAFETAIIERYRRRESSVEEALIEMYLAGVSVRRVEDITEALWGTKVSAGTVSNLNKKVYGHIDTWRSRPLQSKYPYVYVDGIYLKRNWGGEYENVAILIAMAVNEDGYREVIGAGEGMKEDKASWQEFLKSLKERGLTGTQLFIGDKCLGLMEAVNETFPNAKFQRCSVHFYRNVFSVTPRSKMKEVAAMLKAIHAQEDKAAAKEKAVAVVNKLRDMKLKEAAKKIEDSIQETLTYMDFPQVHWSKLRSNNVIERLNREIRRRTRVVGAFPDGNSALMLVCARLRHVASKTWGTKMYMSMKHLEEMNKDNNLVVG; encoded by the coding sequence ATGTCTGAGAAAATTATACACTTAAACGAAGGTGCAATAAAGCAGGAATTGAAGGAATTAGTACGCCATAGTGTGGAAGAAACATTGAACGACTTGCTCGACCAGGAAGCCGCCGCGCTGATTGAGGCCGGGCGGTATGAACGTTCGGAAGAACGAAAAGGATACAGGTCTGGCCACTATCAGAGAAACCTGATCACCACTTCTGGAGAGGTGAAGCTAAAAGTGCCGAAGCTAAAAGGCGTAGCTTTTGAAACAGCCATCATCGAACGCTATCGGCGGCGGGAAAGCTCCGTGGAAGAAGCCCTGATCGAAATGTACTTAGCCGGTGTTTCGGTTCGCCGGGTAGAGGACATCACCGAAGCGTTATGGGGAACCAAAGTGTCGGCCGGGACCGTGAGCAATCTGAACAAAAAAGTATACGGACACATCGATACTTGGCGCAGCCGACCTCTGCAGAGCAAATATCCGTATGTATACGTCGACGGAATTTACCTCAAACGAAACTGGGGCGGCGAATATGAGAACGTGGCAATACTTATTGCCATGGCCGTTAACGAAGACGGATACAGAGAAGTCATCGGCGCCGGCGAAGGCATGAAAGAAGACAAAGCAAGTTGGCAGGAATTCCTGAAAAGCTTAAAAGAACGAGGACTCACTGGAACGCAGCTATTCATCGGGGACAAATGCCTGGGGCTGATGGAAGCCGTCAATGAAACCTTCCCTAACGCCAAATTTCAGCGCTGCAGCGTACATTTTTACCGAAATGTATTCTCCGTTACACCGCGTTCGAAGATGAAAGAAGTCGCGGCTATGCTCAAGGCAATCCATGCCCAAGAAGACAAAGCAGCAGCCAAAGAAAAAGCAGTTGCTGTCGTTAATAAACTGCGGGACATGAAGCTGAAAGAAGCAGCCAAGAAGATTGAAGACAGTATCCAGGAAACCCTGACTTACATGGATTTCCCGCAGGTGCACTGGTCAAAACTCCGGAGCAATAATGTTATTGAAAGACTGAATCGGGAGATCAGACGCAGAACCCGTGTTGTGGGGGCCTTCCCAGACGGCAACTCGGCACTGATGCTGGTTTGCGCCCGGCTTAGGCATGTAGCAAGTAAAACCTGGGGAACCAAGATGTATATGAGTATGAAACATCTGGAGGAAATGAATAAAGACAACAATCTTGTGGTCGGATAA
- a CDS encoding MerR family transcriptional regulator, with protein MSIAEVSKRFDISQDTLRYYERIGLIPRISRNKSGMRDYTEEDCKWIEFIKCMRNAGLPIEVLIEYVLLFQQGDETIQARKELLTEQRNQLIAKMEDMQETMERLNFKIESYEQAVVPKENELKGSREMDNKKKEAK; from the coding sequence ATGAGCATTGCGGAAGTGAGTAAAAGATTTGATATTTCCCAGGATACACTCCGCTATTATGAACGAATCGGATTGATTCCCCGTATCAGCCGCAATAAAAGCGGAATGAGGGATTACACCGAAGAAGACTGCAAGTGGATTGAATTTATCAAATGCATGAGAAACGCCGGTCTGCCGATTGAAGTATTGATTGAATATGTTTTGCTGTTTCAACAGGGCGATGAAACCATACAAGCGCGCAAGGAGCTTTTAACCGAACAGCGTAATCAGCTGATCGCAAAAATGGAAGATATGCAAGAAACCATGGAGCGGCTGAACTTTAAGATCGAAAGCTATGAACAGGCAGTGGTTCCAAAAGAAAATGAGTTAAAGGGAAGCAGAGAAATGGATAATAAAAAAAAGGAAGCAAAATAA
- the tnpA gene encoding IS66 family insertion sequence element accessory protein TnpA, which yields MASGLTVNAFCAEKGISETTYYYRQKKVREAACAELIRTQSLGENLVPSGWEQLKD from the coding sequence ATGGCCAGCGGACTAACAGTCAACGCCTTCTGCGCAGAAAAGGGAATCAGTGAAACTACTTACTATTACAGACAGAAGAAAGTGCGTGAAGCGGCCTGTGCCGAGCTTATAAGAACACAAAGCCTCGGGGAGAATCTTGTGCCAAGCGGATGGGAGCAGCTTAAGGACTGA